From Coturnix japonica isolate 7356 chromosome 3, Coturnix japonica 2.1, whole genome shotgun sequence, the proteins below share one genomic window:
- the LOC107311914 gene encoding uncharacterized protein LOC107311914, translating into MVVDSFLLISSLLLVAGVTLLTTSWRRQGSDRRRQWWGLWQQVVALMSGAESQAGRHRSPLCRPRGSWQQASRRQGSPIMPHLIQPGMTRPWLQRSPCPSLFMNTGTANSMGKPGRLPGLDQRPQLLVAHGTPRTLSQRSRPGSGFKDLPPEISNCTKPPVKGMIFQEGLVQTEERKRWWEYKTKRPVWPMRPPVLPKGHKEAGAAARPSQGPALSLEKKAGTKTETCQPSNSGFTDKRSTEKSDRLATERLYRQLLVSLKRPKINNDGQQQVGQRN; encoded by the exons ATGGTTGTCGACAGCTTTCTCCTTATCTCCAGCCTCCTTCTGGTGGCTGGGGTGACTCTGCTCACCACTTCCTGGCGCCGGCAG GGTTCTGACCGGCGCCGGCAATGGTGGGGATTGTGGCAGCAAGTGGTAGCACTGATGTCAG GTGCTGAGAGTCAGGCAGGCAGGCACAGGAGCCCCCTGTGCAGGCCACGTGGCTCCTGGCAGCAAGCATCGAGAAGGCAGGGCAGTCCCATCATGCCCCATCTGATCCAGCCTGGAATGACCCGGCCTTGGTTGCAGCGCAGTCCGTGCCCCTCTCTTTTCATGAACACTGGTACTGCGAACTCCATGGGGAAACCGGGCAGGCTTCCTGGACTGGACCAGCGCCCACAGCTTCTGGTGGCACATGGGACCCCCAGGACACTGAGTCAGCGTTCAAGGCCTGGCAGTGGATTTAAAGACCTGCCACCTGAGATCTCCAACTGCACAAAGCCACCAGTGAAAGGGATGATCTTTCAGGAGGGCCTTGttcaaacagaagagagaaaacgCTGGTGGGAATACAAGACCAAGAGGCCTGTTTGGCCTATGCGCCCCCCAGTGCTTCCCAAAGGGCACAaggaagcaggagcagcagcaagacCATCCCAGGGACCAGCCTTGAGCCTGGAGAAAAAAGCGGGCACCAAAACTGAAACCTGCCAGCCCTCCAACTCTGGCTTCACTGAcaagagaagcacagagaaatcaGACAGGCTCGCTACGGAAAGGCTGTACCGGCAGCTCCTGGTGTCCCTGAAAAGGCCCAAGATTAACAACGATGGTCAACAACAAGTCGGGCAGCGGAACTGA